The following are encoded together in the Ascochyta rabiei chromosome 19, complete sequence genome:
- a CDS encoding Ceramidase, with product MARSHIAVALSAAVVALVVIGQLVAHLGLPNVDLWRWTLEQGFHDHDHDHDHNHNHNHNHNHDHDHDHDIQQDPLISDRGPVADASQYLIGVGKADITGPVVELNLMGYANTSQVGTGLRQRLYSRAFVVGSPHDPRERIVYMVLDTQSGDTAIRNGILDGLQALGPEYAVYTKDNVAVTGTHSHSGPGAWLNYLLPQITSLGFDKQSYRAIVDGAVLSVQRAHQNAALGTVGVGSADIADANINRSLFAYLANPAAERARYADDVDRTMTLLKFTRSSDAKAMGILTWFAVHGTSMLGNQTLITGDNKGVAAYLFEEDAAADENMAEGFVAGFSQANVGDTSPNVLGAYCEDGTNQQCRFNDSTCANGKSQDCHGRGPYFGLNDGGARSCYEMGRRQAEGARSIFDTASFTSITGSVRSFHTYVDFSNYTVQLSNGSVATTCPAAMGNSFAAGTTDGPGAFDFVQNDPGAPSNPFWNVVGSAIAPPSEAQKACQFPKPVLLNVGEANTPYPWSPNIVDIQAMRIGQLIIIVAPGEATTMSGRRWREAVHAAAKTSRMASEPIVVLGGPANTYAHYIATAEEYAIQRYEGASTLYGQHTLAAFINATLTHLPYLSDTKHGAIPPGPSPPDNRDKSISLIRGVVYDGAPFGSSFGAVKTDVDPTYHPGDTVRAVFVGANPRNNLRLEESYASIERFVDGSWTQVRSDRDWDVVFEWKRVNSLTGTSEVVVSWDTLFSTRRLRPSSGSGSGSGSSSNSSSSSSSELKAGRYRIRYFGDAKSVGGTISAFEGRSGEFRIL from the exons ATGGCGCGCTCACACATCGCCGTCGCCTTGAGCGCCGCTGTCGTCGCCCTCGTGGTCATTGGACAGCTCGTCGCCCACCTGGGACTCCCCAATGTCGACCTGTGGCGCTGGACGCTCGAGCAGGGCttccacgaccacgaccacgaccacgaccacaaccacaaccacaaccacaaccacaaccacgaCCATGATCACGACCACGACATCCAGCAGGACCCGCTCATAAGCGATCGAGGGCCCGTCGCGGATGCATCGCAGTACCTCATCGGCGTAGGCAAGGCAGACATCACCGG GCCCGTCGTCGAGCTCAACCTGATGGGCTACGCCAACACATCGCAGGTCGGGACAGGCCTGCGCCAGCGGCTTTACTCGCGCGCCTTCGTCGTGGGCAGTCCGCACGACCCCCGCGAGCGCATCGTCTACATGGTGCTAGACACGCAGTCCGGCGACACGGCCATCCGCAACGGCATCCTGGACGGCCTCCAAGCGCTGGGCCCCGAGTACGCCGTGTACACAAAGGACAACGTCGCCGTCACGGGCACACACAGCCACTCCGGCCCAGGCGCCTGGCTCAACTACCTGCTGCCTCAGATCACCAGCCTCGGCTTCGACAAGCAGAGCTACCGCGCCATCGTGGACGGCGCAGTGCTCTCCGTCCAGCGCGCCCACCAGAACGCCGCCTTGGGCACTGTCGGTGTGGGCAGCGCAGACATTGCCGACGCCAACATCAACCGCAGCCTGTTCGCCTACCTCGCCAACCCGGCAGCAGAAAGAGCCAGGTACGCGGACGACGTCGACAGGACGATGACGCTGCTCAAGTTTACGAGGTCCAGCGACGCCAAGGCCATGGGCATCCTGACCTGGTTCGCCGTGCACGGCACCAGCATGCTCGGCAACCAGACGCTGATCACGGGCGACAACAAGGGCGTGGCCGCCTATCTGTTCGAGGAGGATGCCGCGGCCGACGAGAACATGGCCGAAGGCTTTGTCGCCGGCTTCTCGCAGGCCAACGTCGGCGACACTTCGCCCAACGTGCTCGGTGCCTACTGCGAAGACGGCACGAACCAGCAGTGCCGCTTCAACGACAGCACCTGCGCCAACGGCAAGAGCCAGGACTGCCACGGCCGCGGTCCCTACTTCGGCCTGAACGACGGCGGCGCAAGGTCGTGCTACGAGATGGGACGGCGTCAAGCGGAGGGCGCCCGCAGCATCTTCGACACGGCCAGCTTCACGTCCATCACGGGCAGCGTGCGCTCGTTCCACACCTACGTCGACTTCTCCAACTACACCGTCCAGCTCAGCAACGGCTCTGTCGCCACCACCTGTCCCGCCGCCATGGGCAACTCGTTCGCAGCGGGCACGACCGACGGCCCAGGCGCATTCGACTTTGTGCAGAACGACCCGGGCGCGCCCTCGAATCCTTTCTGGAACGTCGTCGGCAGTGCCATTGCGCCGCCATCAGAGGCGCAGAAAGCGTGTCAGTTCCCGAAGCCTGTGCTGCTGAACGTGGGTGAAGCCAACACACCCTACCCGTGGTCGCCGAACATTGTCGACATCCAGGCGATGCGCATCGGCCAGTTGATCATCATCGTGGCCCCCGGCGAAGCCACCACCATGTCCGGCCGGCGATGGCGCGAAGCCGTGCACGCCGCGGCCAAGACGTCTCGCATGGCCAGCGAGCCCATTGTCGTGCTCGGCGGTCCTGCAAACACGTACGCGCACTACATTGCCACGGCGGAGGAGTACGCAATCCAGCGCTACGAGGGCGCGTCGACGCTGTACGGCCAGCACACGCTCGCCGCCTTCATCAACGCAACACTGACCCACCTCCCTTACCTGTCCGACACCAAGCACGGCGCCATCCCCCCCGGCCCCTCGCCACCCGACAACCGAGACAAAAGCATCAGCCTGATTCGCGGCGTGGTCTACGACGGCGCACCCTTCGGCAGCTCCTTTGGCGCCGTCAAGACGGACGTCGACCCCACCTACCACCCGGGCGACACGGTGCGTGCCGTCTTCGTCGGCGCCAATCCACGCAACAACCTCCGCCTGGAAGAGTCGTATGCCTCGATCGAGCGCTTCGTCGACGGCTCGTGGACGCAGGTCCGCAGCGACCGGGATTGGGACGTTGTGTTTGAGTGGAAGCGAGTGAACAGCCTGACGGGGACGAGCGAGGTTGTGGTTTCGTGGGACACTTTGTTTTCGACTCGGCGTTTGCGTCCAAGCTCAGGTTCAGGTTCAGGTTCAGGTTCAAGCTCCAATTCAAGCTCAAGCTCAAGCTCAGAGCTAAAAGCAGGCCGCTATCGCATCCGCTACTTTGGCGACGCAAAGAGCGTCGGCGGCACCATCAGCGCGTTCGAGGGCAGGAGCGGCGAGTTTAGGATCCTGTAG
- a CDS encoding Nucleolar protein 58, with translation MGLFILSETSAGYALFKAKDKKLLDKGGELGKDVSAVVESLKLKKFTKFESAVTALNEAAALTDGKVSSMLGSLLQELKDETKASLAVADPKLANSIAQIPGLSIKPVSDSSTQDVYRAIREHMTSLIPDLVPAEMNSTRLGLAHSLSRHKLKFSPDKVDTMIIQSIASLDVLDKQLNTYAMRVKEWYGWHFPELARILNDNLAYSKVVLKMGFRTNSKDADLSGILPEEIEAAVKAAAEISMGTEISEEDLEATSALAEQVVDLTEHRQNLGAYLSSRMQALAPNLTALVGELVGARLIAHAGSLMNLAKSPGSTIQILGAEKALFRALKTKHDTPKYGLIYHASLIGQATGKNKGKIARMLAAKSALGLRVDALSTWGIASEDKSNEPTEEEKSQIGRDARLGIERRLRALEGKPLKSLPNANATALGSGQKWDVKEARKYNPDADGLTGEEPAAKKSKSDKVNGTTPKKLVQEVDEDASMVDADDAEDSDDSESEEETKASKGGDKAAKKAEKEAKKARKAERAAKRDAKEAKKAAKEAKKASKDSKKRKSDDDDTTEKKKKKKKSKD, from the exons ATGGGTCTCTTCATTCTCAGCGAGACGAG CGCGGGCTATGCTCTGTTCAAGGCCAAGGACAAGAAGCTGCTCGACAAGGGCGGCGAGCTCGGCAAGGACGTCTCGGCCGTCGTCGAGTCGCTGAAGCTCAAGAAGTTCACCAAGTTCGAGAGCGCCGTCACCGCGCTCAACGAAGCCGCCGCCCTCACCGACGGCAAGGTCAGCTCCATGCTCGGCAGCCTGCTGCAGGAGCTCAAGGACGAGACCAAGGCCTCAT TGGCTGTCGCCGATCCCAAGCTCGCCAACTCGATTGCCCAGATCCCCGGCCTGTCCATCAAGCCCGTTTCCGACTCGTCCACCCAGGACGTCTACCGTGCGATCCGCGAGCACATGACCTCGCTCATCCCCGACCTGGTGCCCGCGGAGATGAACTCGACCCGCCTCGGTCTTGCCCACTCGCTCTCCCGCCACAAGCTCAAGTTCTCGCCCGACAAGGTCGACACCATGATCATCCAGTCCATTGCCAGCCTGGACGTGCTCGACAAGCAGCTCAACACATACGCCATGCGCGTCAAGGAATGGTACGGCTGGCACTTCCCCGAGCTCGCCAGGATCCTGAACGACAACCTCGCCTACTCCAAGGTCGTCCTCAAGATGGGTTTCCGCACAAACTCAAAGGACGCCGATCTGTCCGGCATTCTGCCCGAGGAGATCGAGGCTGCTGTCAAGGCTGCTGCTGAGATCAGCATGGGTACCGAGATTTCCGAAGAGGACCTCGAGGCCACCAGCGCTCTTGCTGAGCAGGTGGTCGACCTCACCGAGCATCGCCAGAACCTTGGCGCCTACCTCTCCTCCCGCATGCAGGCCCTTGCACCCAACCTGACTGCCCTCGTCGGTGAGCTCGTCGGTGCCCGCCTCATCGCCCACGCTGGTTCCCTCATGAACCTCGCAAAGTCCCCCGGTTCCACCATCCAGATTCTCGGTGCCGAGAAGGCGCTGTTCCGTGCGCTCAAGACCAAGCACGACACTCCCAAGTACGGT CTGATCTACCACGCCTCCCTCATCGGTCAGGCAACGGGCAAGAACAAGGGAAAGATTGCACGTATGCTCGCTGCCAAGTCCGCTCTTGGTCTGCGCGTCGACGCTCTCAGCACATGGGGTATCGCTTCCGAGGACAAGTCCAACGAACCCACCGAAGAGGAGAAGTCACAGATCGGTCGCGATGCCCGTCTCGGCATCGAGAGGAGACTGAGGGCTCTCGAGGGCAAGCCCCTCAAGAGCCTCCCCAACGCGAACGCGACCGCACTCGGCTCAGGACAGAAGTGGGATGTCAAGGAGGCGCGCAAGTACAACCCCGATGCTGACGGCTTGACTGGCGAAGAGCCTGCGGCCAAGAAGTCCAAGTCGGACAAGGTCAACGGCACTACACCGAAGAAGCTTGTCCAGGAGGTTGACGAGGACGCAAGCATGGTTGATGCCGACGATGCCGAGGACTCTGACGACTCCGAGTCCGAGGAGGAGACCAAGGCGTCCAAGGGCGGTGACAAGGCAGCAAAGAAGGCAGAGAAGGAGGCCAAGAAGGCACGGAAAGCCGAGCGCGCCGCAAAGCGAGACGCCAAGGAGGCGAAGAAGGCTGCAAAGGAAGCCAAGAAGGCGTCCAAGGActcgaagaagaggaaatcggacgacgacgacacaaccgaaaagaagaagaagaagaagaagagcaaggacTAG